A genomic region of Fusarium oxysporum Fo47 chromosome VI, complete sequence contains the following coding sequences:
- a CDS encoding transcription factor TFIID-domain-containing protein: MEGIQTHPSNAAQAKAFTAPGSLSFPGATNELTPPPAGTGDAAQRPALNGQQAANGNGVAPATPVATPAATQGPSGITPTLQNIVATVNLDCRLDLKTIALHARNAEYNPKRFAAVIMRIREPKTTALIFASGKMVVTGAKSEDDSKLASRKYARIIQKLGFNAKFTDFKIQNIVGSCDIKFPIRLEGLASRHHNFSSYEPELFPGLIYRMIKPKIVLLIFVSGKIVLTGAKVREEIYQAFEMIYPVLQDFRKV, encoded by the exons ATGGAAGGCATCCAGACACACCCATCGAACGCGGCGCAAGCCAAGGCGTTCACGGCGCCAGGATCGCTATCGTTCCCCGGAGCTACCAACGAGCTGACACCTCCGCCCGCCGGCACCGGTGATGCTGCTCAGCGACCTGCCCTCAATGGCCAGCAGGCGGCAAATGGCAATGGGGTGGCACCCGCAACGCCTGTCGCGACGCCTGCTGCTACTCAAGGACCTAGTGGAATTACTCCCACTCTACA GAACATCGTGGCTACAGTGAACTTGGACTGCCGCTTGGACCTCAAGACTATTGCTCTGCACGCTCGTAACGCAGAGTACAACCCTAAG CGTTTCGCCGCTGTCATCATGCGAATCCGCGAGCCCAAGACCACCGCTCTGATCTTCGCTTCCGGCAAGATGGTCGTCACTGGTGCTAAGTCTGAAGACGATTCGAAGCTCGCTTCAAGAAAGTACGCTCGTATTATTCAGAAGCTTGGATTCAATGCCAAGTTCACCGACTTCAAGATTCAGAACATTGTCGGCTCTTGCGATATCAAGTTCCCTATCCGACTTGAGGGTTTGGCATCTCGCCATCACAATTTCAGTTCTTATGAACCCGAGTTGTTCCCCGGTCTCATCTACCGCATGATCAAACCCAAGATCGTgcttctcatcttcgtcaGTGGCAAGATCGTCTTGACTGGTGCCAAGGTCCGCGAGGAAATCTACCAGGCCTTCGAGATGATCTACCCTGTGCTGCAAG ATTTCCGCAAAGTCTAA